The Macrobrachium rosenbergii isolate ZJJX-2024 chromosome 46, ASM4041242v1, whole genome shotgun sequence genome has a window encoding:
- the LOC136830220 gene encoding peroxisomal acyl-coenzyme A oxidase 1-like — protein MAYKMPSDSQRFCVSDLKKERANCAFDREELTNLMDGGKKMTEIRRKYTQSFLSDPVYEDATPQDYLSHEDLYGNELRKACHTLRKMNKEGISIKKMTMHGPRGLMQDGNPLMLHTGMFYDAIVGHGNKEQREKWLPLAEKADIIGTYAQTEMGHGTFLRGLETTATYDKSTKEFIIHSPTLTATKWWPGGLGKTANHVILMAQLYIDGKVLGPHPFMVQIRDLETHRSLPGVIVGEIGPRAGLNSNDNGFLRFDHHRIPRTNMLMKHSQVLEDGTYVKPPHAKLSYGTMVITRVSLVYHACFQLRNAVTIATRYSAVRHQSELVPGEPEPQILDYQTQQYKIIPQIASVFALFFAALSCGKTYAKAMSNIQEGDMELLPELHALSSGLKAIGGKDASAGVEICRLACGGHGYIASSNLPRIYGNTTCIITYEGENTVLLLQVARYLIKSFRAGKLGTPLRKSVAYLSAQSTGGEVNITNEGLVEAYKRSVSAMVTETEGRLRRLCDSGLNYHHAWNKCSVSLVNCAEAHNRYYICDQFVKNVESLEVSPGLKNVLQDLCRLYLIYHISLSEGIFLKAGVLSPSDFEILEEEMVELLAKLRPQAVSIVDSFDIDDKLLHSTIGAWDGNVYQRLYDEAMKSPLNKTDVPKAYHKHLKHLITAKL, from the exons ATGGCATACAAAATGCCGTCGGACTCCCAGCGCTTCTGCGTGAGCGACCTGAAGAAGGAGCGGGCGAACTGCGCCTTCGACAGAGAGGAACTCACCAACCTGATGGACGGCGGGAAGAAAATGACCGAAATACGAAGGAAATACA CCCAGAGTTTCCTGAGCGACCCCGTCTACGAAGACGCAACTCCCCAGGATTATCTCAGCCACGAAGATCTCTACGGCAACGAGCTCCGGAAGGCGTGTCATACCCTCCGCAAGATGAACAAGGAGGGCATCTCTATCAA gaaaatgacCATGCACGGCCCGAGAGGTCTCATGCAAGACGGAAACCCCCTGATGCTGCACACAGGAATGTTCTACGACGCGATCGTGGGTCACGGGAACAAGGAGCAGAGGGAGAAATGGCTCCCCCTTGCCGAAAAAGCCGACATCATTGGGACTTACGCTCAG ACCGAAATGGGCCACGGGACATTCCTGCGTGGGCTCGAGACAACAGCCACTTACGACAAGTCAAccaaagaatttattattcattcaccAACGCTGACGGCAACCAAATGGTGGCCGGGAGGAC TGGGCAAAACTGCCAACCACGTCATACTGATGGCTCAATTGTACATTGATGGGAAAGTTTTGGGTCCCCATCCCTTCATGGTGCAGATCAGGGACTTGGAAACCCATCGCAGCCTACCAG GCGTCATCGTGGGAGAGATAGGACCGCGCGCCGGACTGAACAGCAACGACAATGGCTTCCTGAGATTCGACCACCACCGCATCCCCAGAACAAACATGCTCATGAAACATTCCCAAGTGCTTGAG GATGGGACCTACGTAAAACCACCTCATGCAAAACTGTCGTACGGAACTATGGTGATCACCAGGGTCTCTCTTGTCTACCACGCTTGCTTTCAGCTCAGGAATGCTGTTACAATTGCTACAAGATACTCGGCAGTGAGACATCAGTCTGAACTTGTGCCTGG GGAACCAGAACCCCAGATCCTCGACTACCAAACACAACAGTACAAGATAATCCCACAAATCGCTTCCGTCTTTGCCCTCTTCTTTGCTGCTCTGAGCTGCGGTAAAACCTACGCTAAAGCCATGAGCAACATCCAAGAAGGAGACATGGAATTACTACCTGAG TTACATGCCTTGTCAAGTGGCCTCAAAGCCATCGGTGGGAAAGATGCCTCTGCTGGTGTGGAGATTTGCCGTCTGGCATGTGGGGGTCATGGTTACATTGCTTCTTCTAACCTGCCCAGAATATATGGAAATACGACTTGCATCATCACTTACGAAGGTGAAAACACAGTTCTGTTGCTCCAAGTAGCTAG GTATCTCATCAAGTCCTTTAGAGCTGGCAAACTGGGGACTCCTCTTCGAAAGTCAGTGGCATATCTTTCTGCCCAGTCTACTGGTggagaagtaaatataacaaatgaaG GTTTGGTTGAGGCATACAAGAGGTCTGTTTCGGCTATGGTGACCGAGACTGAAGGGAGACTGAGACGCCTGTGCGATTCCGGTTTGAATTATCATCATGCCTGGAATAAGTGCTCCGTTTCCTTGGTCAACTGTGCAGAG GCTCATAATCGTTACTACATCTGTGACCAATTCGTGAAAAATGTAGAGTCCCTGGAAGTCAGCCCTGGCTTGAAGAATGTACTGCAAGACCTTTGCAGGCTTTACCTCATTTATCACATCTCTCTTAGTGAAGGGATATTCCTCAAG GCTGGAGTCCTGTCTCCAAGTGATTTCGAGATCTTGGAAGAAGAGATGGTCGAACTGCTCGCGAAACTCCGACCACAAGCGGTCTCCATCGTCGACTCTTTCGACATCGACGATAAACTCTTGCATTCGACGATTGGGGCCTGGGACGGGAACGTTTATCAGAG gtTGTACGACGAAGCAATGAAGAGCCCTTTGAACAAGACGGATGTCCCCAAGGCCTACCACAAGCACCTGAAACACCTGATAACTGCTAAACTCTAA